Genomic window (Antricoccus suffuscus):
ACTACCCGAACGAATTGCCGCACTCAGCAAACGGCTCAACGACTTCCTCGGCGAGGCAGTGCCCGCGATTCGCGAGCGCTTTCGGGGCATGGTTACCTACGCCGCCATACCGTTCGAGCATGTGGATTGGGAGCTATTCGACTTCGTCACGGTCGAACTAATCCGATCCGCCGAGGTCGCCGACCAGTTCCGAGAAGGCGTACGCAAGCTGGTCGCGCAAGGGAAGCCGGTCGCGATCACCGGCTTCGGCACCGCAACCTGGAGCGGCGCTAGTGACGTCGCCCCGCGCAGCATGGAGGTCATCGAGTACGACAACGCCGGTGTCCCTGTACGGCTGAAAGAGGAGTTGATCCGTGATGAGACCGGCCAGGCTTCGTACCTGACCGATCTGCTCGAGATCTTCGACTCCGAAGGTGTGGACAGCGCCTTCGTGTTCCTTTTCGCTCTATACAATCTGCCGCACCGACCGAACGGTGATCCGCGAGATGACTTGGATCTGGCCAGCCTCGGCATCGTGAAGGTCCTCGAAGAGGGTCACGGAGTCACCTACCCTGACATGCCCTGGGAACCCAAGGCCGCTTTCGCCACTCTCGCTGAGCGCTATTCCGAGTGATCCGCGCAGCAGGCCGAGGGCTGGCTGTCGTGATCCGCTCATGACTGGACCACCACCCCGATCACTGCGAGCCTCGTACGAGGCGCTATCGAGCTCGAACTGGCCGGGCACGGTTATCGACGGTCACACCGTCGCTCAGTCGGCGACGTCCGGCGGGAACACCCGCACCATCGATTTCCTGCGCCGGGCGCTCAAGCGCGCCGCCGATTAGGCGCACCCCGGTAATCATGCAGATCGCTGTCGAGTCGCCAGATCCAGCCGCCAAGCAGGCGATTGTCGCGATCCGCACTGCGGACTGCGGACTGCTCGCCGACATCCTGACCACTCGCCCAGACCTGGCGAGTGCCCGCGTGTCGGGTATCGGGGACGAACGATGCTGCACATCGCGACCGATGATCCCATGCCGTAAGCCCTTTCAAATCTCGAAAGGCAGGAACCACCGCGCTGCCAGTTGCCACGTTTACCAGTCGCGTCGTGGCCCGCGGCGAGTGCCCGTGACCAGCAGCACTCCCCCAAGCAGGATTGCGGCGATCGCGGCGATCCCAAGGCTACTAAGCGGTGACCCGGTACTGGCCAGAGCGCGCGCCGTTGTCGAGGCGGTCGCTCCCGAGGGCGTCGGATTCGTTGCAGACGAGTCGGTCGCTCCTGGCGGTGTTCCATTGGTGGGCGGTGCTACCGGTTGCGCTTGGACGGTAACCGTGAAGGTACCGGTAGCGAGATTTCCTGGGTCGCTCTGCACTGCGGCCCGCGCACTCATAACTCCCACGGTCGCCGTGCGGTCCGAGGCTGTACAGGTCACCGTTGTGGTCCCGATCGCGAACACCGAGCCGGACGGCGGCATGCAGCTCACAGGTACGTCACCGCTCACGAGGTCAGTGGCCGTGGCATCAAACGTGACCACGGCACCATTGGCGTCGCTCGCCGTCACGGTGATGTCATTCGGAAGGTGCAACGCCGGAGCCGTCGAATCTGCCACCGTCACCGAGAACGTACCGGTCGCGGTATTCCCGGCCGCATCCGTCGCTATACACGACACCGTCGTCGTCCCCAGAGCGAACGTCGACCCTGAAGTCGGCGTACAGACCACCACCGGACTCGGATCCACATCATCAGTCGCCGTGACAGCAAACGTGACCGGCGCACCATCAGCGCCCGTCGCCTCAGCGACCATGTCAGTCGGCAACTGCAGGACCGGCGCCGTCGAATCGGTCACCGTCACCGAAAACGTACCGGTCCCGGTATTCCCGGCCGCATCCGTCGCTGTACACGACACTGTCGTCGTCCCCAGAGCGAACGTCGACCCTGAAGTCGGCGTACAGACCACCACCGGATTGGGATCCACATCATCAGTCGCCGTGACAGCAAACGTGACCGGCGCACCATCAGCGCCCGTCGCCTCAGCGACCATGTCAGTCGGCAACTGCAGGACCGGCGCCGTCATATCAGCCACCGTCACCAAGAAAGCACCGGTCGCCACATTCCCAGCATTGTCGGTCGCCGTACAGGACACCACTGTCGTCCCGACCGCGAAGACCGACCCTGACGGCGGCGCGCAATCCACCACCGGACTCGGATCCACATCATCAGTCGCGGTGGCGGTAAAGGTGACCGGAGCACCATCGGCGCCCGTCGCCGCCGCAGTCATGTCAATCGGAAGCTGCAACACCGGCGCCGTCGAATCGGTCACCGTCACCGAGAAAGCACCGGTCGCCGCATTCCCAGCATTGTCGGTCGCCGTGCACGACACCGTCGTCGTTCCGATTGGGAAGGCCGATCCCGACGGCGGCGCGCAACTCGGCACCACGACACCATCAACGGCATCATTCGCCGTGGCACCGAACGTGACCCCAGCGCCGTTCGCATCAGTCGCCATTACCGTCATGTCACTCGGCAAGCTCAGCATCGGCGCCGTCATATCAGCCACCGTCACCGAAAACGTACCGGTCCCGGTATTCCCGGCGGTGTCAGTCGCCGTACAGGACACCACTGTCGTCCCGACCGCGAAGACCGACCCTGACGGCGGCGCGCAATCCACCACCGGACTCGGATCCACATCATCAGTCGCGGTGGCGGTAAAGGTAACCGGAGCACCATCGGCGCCCATCGCCGCCACAGTCATGTCAATCGGAAGCTGCAACACCGGCGCCGTCGAATCGGTCACCGTCACCGAAAACGTACCGGTCCCGACATTCCCGGCGGCATCCGTCGCCGTGCACGACACCGGCGTGGTACCGATCGGTAATGTCGACCCCGACGCGGGCGAACAAGTGACCGGCACGTCACCACTCACTAGGTCGGTGGCGGTGGCATTAAAAGTCACCACAGCACCCGACGCGGACGTCGCTGACATACTTATATCCGCCGGTAGAGCAAGACTCGGCGGCGTTGAATCGACCACGGTCACCGAGAAACTATCGTTCGCCGAATTTCCTGCCGCATCCCTCGCCGTACATGACACCGTCGTCGTCCCCAGAGCGAACGTCGACCCTGAAGTCGGCGCGCAGGCCACCACCGGATTGGGATCCACATCATCAGTCGCGGTGGCGGTAAAGGTGACCGGAGCACCATCGGCGCCCGTCGCCTCAACGACGACATCAGCAGGCAACTGCAACACCGGCGGGGTCGTATCGACCATCGTCACGGTCACCGCGAAGGTACCGGACGCGAAATTCCCGGCCGCATCCGTCGCCGTGCACGACACCGGCGTGGTACCGATCGGGAACGTCGACCCCGACGCGGGCGAACAACTCGGCACCACGACACCATCAACGGCATCGTTCGCGGTCGCATTAAACGACACCACGGCACCCGACACGGACGTCGCCGGCACGCTGATATTCGCCGGCAAACTAAGAATCGGAGCCGTCGTATCGGCGACCGTCACCAAGAAACTCCCGGTCTGCGTATTGCTCGCCGCGTCCGTCGCCGTACACGACACCGTCGTTGTCCCGACTGGAAACGTCGACCCCGACGCGGGCGAACAAGTCGGCACCACGACACCATCAACGGCATCGTTCGCGGTCGCATTAAACGACACCACGGCACCCGACACGGACGTCGCCGGAACCGTCATATTCGCCGGCAGACTAAGAGTCGGAGGCGTGGTGTCGGATTGGCCGCCAGGAGTTTGGTCGCCGACGAAGGTAACCCCGGTAGTCGAGGAGTCGAAGGTTAGTGAGTACGTGCCAGTTTGGCCAGCAGTCGCCGAGGAGACGACGACGTACCAATATGTGTCATAGGCGGGAGCTGCGGTGGTTCCGAACGGTTGGCTGACACTCGATCCGACTACCGAGTCATAGCAATTTGCAATCGGGCTGTTCTCTAAAAACGCACCCTGGTAGAGGCCAATCGCGGGCGTGAACCCCGACGCGTTCACCGTCACGGTCATAGTGCTTCCGACTGTTCCCGCGGCAGTGTGAAACATGAGGGCCGAGTAGGGCACGGTAGTACTGCCGCTGGCCGGGGTGCAGTCACCCGGCCGGGCATAGGTGGGACTGCCCGACGTGAGAGACCCCGAAGCGGATGTTGAAGCAGCGTTGGCGACTGCGGGCCATACGGAGATGAGTAAGGCGAGACAGGCGCCGAAAACGATGACGGCACGGCGGAGCAACGACACGATATGACCCCCGGGTCAGCCAGATTCTCACAATATAATCACAGGTTGCCGGTCATAACCACAGGTAGACGTCGCATCGCACCCTGGAAGATCATGGATGTTTGGCCTGGTCTGGCCCGACTGGCAGCCTCCGGTCACGGTCGATTGCCCGTCGGAGGGATAATTCCAACCGTCTATTGGTGATCGCCGGTCGGCCGGAAGTAGAACCCTTAGGTCGTCTCATAACGGCATACGAAACGGCTGCCACGGCAGCGACCACGCGTGACCCTATTTAGCGATGTCGGTATCCAACGAGTGAAGTCGACCCCGGCCATGTCGATCGACTAATCCTGACTCGTAGGCCAGGATTAACGCCTGCACGTGATCGCGCACCTCGAGCTTCGCCAACGTTAGGTACACGCGCGGCACGTGGGCGAGCATGTCCCTCACCACGGTTACCGACCGTGTCGTCGGGATTCGCCAGCCCACGTAAATCGGGTACGCGGTTACTTCTTAGTGACCGCAACACCGCGCAGATTGGGCGCTCCACTGGCGTTCTGGGCGACACCCGACACGTTTTTGGCGTACGCCGATGCGAGGTGGATCGTGCACACCGGGATCAGATGGGGCGGGTTCTCGACCCAGGCATCCATGAACTTTTCGTACGCCGGCTTACGTTTGGCCGGATCTAGCGAGGCCGCGCCTTCCGCGCCGTACTTCTCGAGTTCGGGGTATTCCGTGCCGCCAGTGTTGTAGAGCGCGCCGAGGTTAAGGTAGCGGCTCATGACCGTGTCCGGATCGTTCATCCCGGTGTAGATAGAAGTGAAGGTCTCGGTCACCTTGTCGATCGCGAACTCCTGCACCTGCGCATTCGGCGGCAGCGAGTGGATCTCGAGGTTAATGCCGATATCGGCGAGTTGGTCCTGAAGAATCTCGGCGAACTTGGTGTAGATCGTGACGGTCGGCGCGGCGGTCGCGACGTCAAGCTTCGTTACGCCGGCCTTCTCCATGATCTTCTTGGCGGCCTTGGGATCGTAGGGGAAGACGTCAAGTCCGTCACCGAGCTTCTCGCTATATCCGGGGCCACCCTTCGGGAATGGTTGGATCTGCGGTGTGCAGTACCCGTCGTACAGACCCTCCGAGATCGCCTTCCGGTCGATCGCCATGTTCAGCGCCTTGCGCACCTCAGGATCTGCAAACGGGCCCTTGGCCGTGTTGACCATGAAGTAGATAAACGGCGCGGCCGGCCGGACGATGGGCACCATACCGGCCCCGTCGGCGGTGTCGAGCTCGTCGGGATTGACGCTTGCCCCATCTACCGTCCCGGACATCAACGCGCTGATCCGCGTCTGATCGTCGGGCATGTATTGGTACGTCATCGTGGCGACTCGCTGAGCGTCAGGATCCCAGTATCCCGGCGTCTTCTCGTATTCCACTTTGCTGCCGGCTTCCACCTTCGTCGCCAGGTACGGCCCGATACCAACCGGCTTTGCGTCAATGGTCCCGGCCTGCACCGCCGCCGGGGAGACCATGGTGCCGCCGAAATTGGCGAGCCCCACCGTTATCGGAGCGATGCCACCGCTGAGGTGCAAGTTGACTGTGGACGGATCGACGACCTCGACGGACTCGATCTGGTGAAGCTCCCCTGCGATACGGCTACCCTCGCCGCGATTCCGATCGAGGTTGAACTTGACCGCCTGGGCGTCGAACGGCGTACCGTCGGAGAACTTTAGGCCCGCGCGTAGCTTGAGGGTCAGCGTCTTGTTGTCCGCCGAGGCCGTGAACTCCTCGGCAAGCATCGGATGGATCTTCCCGGCCGCATCCTCGAGCAGCAGTCGGTCATACACCGGCCCGTACATGGTCCTGTCGCCGCCATTGATGCTCTTGGTCGGATCCCAGCTCGCCGGATAGCTTGTGTAGGCGAATTCGAAGTGGCCGTTGGGGTCGTAGTCCTTGGCGAGTTTGATGGCGTTGCCGTAGTTCTCGGTCTCTGCCGCCGTCTTCCGGTCTGGCGCGGCGCCACAACCG
Coding sequences:
- a CDS encoding ABC transporter substrate-binding protein, which gives rise to MKRAPKILAGLICAGLVMSGCGAAPDRKTAAETENYGNAIKLAKDYDPNGHFEFAYTSYPASWDPTKSINGGDRTMYGPVYDRLLLEDAAGKIHPMLAEEFTASADNKTLTLKLRAGLKFSDGTPFDAQAVKFNLDRNRGEGSRIAGELHQIESVEVVDPSTVNLHLSGGIAPITVGLANFGGTMVSPAAVQAGTIDAKPVGIGPYLATKVEAGSKVEYEKTPGYWDPDAQRVATMTYQYMPDDQTRISALMSGTVDGASVNPDELDTADGAGMVPIVRPAAPFIYFMVNTAKGPFADPEVRKALNMAIDRKAISEGLYDGYCTPQIQPFPKGGPGYSEKLGDGLDVFPYDPKAAKKIMEKAGVTKLDVATAAPTVTIYTKFAEILQDQLADIGINLEIHSLPPNAQVQEFAIDKVTETFTSIYTGMNDPDTVMSRYLNLGALYNTGGTEYPELEKYGAEGAASLDPAKRKPAYEKFMDAWVENPPHLIPVCTIHLASAYAKNVSGVAQNASGAPNLRGVAVTKK
- a CDS encoding HYR domain-containing protein, translating into MTASDANGAVVTFDATATDLVSGDVPVSCMPPSGSVFAIGTTTVTCTASDRTATVGVMSARAAVQSDPGNLATGTFTVTVQAQPVAPPTNGTPPGATDSSATNPTPSGATASTTARALASTGSPLSSLGIAAIAAILLGGVLLVTGTRRGPRRDW